The following is a genomic window from Paenibacillus thiaminolyticus.
TTGAAGAAGAGCACAAATTGCACGTTGCCGTGAAGGACTGTTTTTGCGAAGGGTTACCGGAAATGGAAGGCCATATGGTCTGTGATTTGGAAGGCGCGATTATGGAGGGGGCGCTGACCAAATTGAAAAATAAGAGAGTTTTGGTCAAGGAAATCAAGTGTAATGTGAATGGCGACGATTGCTGCGAGTATGAAATTCGTTTTTAAAGTCCGTTTTTGAGAGGAAAGCGGCTTTTTGAACAGGGATTAAAAAAAACAACTTCACAGGAGAGTGATAGCAGATGCAAAAGAGTAATCTGGCCCAGTTTCAGGAATATCAAGATAATAAATTTACGAAGCGCATTATTCACAAGGAAGCGGAAAATGTCATTTTCATGTTGAATTTTAGTCCTGGAGCGGAGCTGCCGGCCCATAATCATCCGGGCGCCAACGTATATATTCTGGTTGTTGACGGGGCGGGCACCGTAATCTGCGATGGAACGGAAATGGCAGTAGCGGCAGGGGATGTCCTTCATATCACGGGCGATGAGAGCTTCTCTTATCGCAACGGCCCCGATACGGTGTCCAGCTTGTATGTCGTCTTGACGAAAACGCCCGACGAGCGCTACGCCCAAAATATTTGAGACTTCCCAGGATAGTACATCCCTTTGCGGTCACGGAGTGTGATTGGCAAGGGGATTTTTATTTTTTGCAAAAATCAGTACGTGACGGCGAACGAAAGAGGAGGTCAGGCGTAATACAACATAAGGGGGGGAGGATGTGGGGAACGCGGGATCGGTCCGCTATGATTTGATTTGTTCCAAGATGTGTGGATCCGCGCCATAAACCATTGGGATAGTTATGATGCGAACAGGAGTCTGGAGAACTGGCTGTTCACCATCGCGACGAATCTGTACCGCGATC
Proteins encoded in this region:
- a CDS encoding cupin domain-containing protein — translated: MQKSNLAQFQEYQDNKFTKRIIHKEAENVIFMLNFSPGAELPAHNHPGANVYILVVDGAGTVICDGTEMAVAAGDVLHITGDESFSYRNGPDTVSSLYVVLTKTPDERYAQNI